A stretch of Aedes aegypti strain LVP_AGWG chromosome 2, AaegL5.0 Primary Assembly, whole genome shotgun sequence DNA encodes these proteins:
- the LOC5577080 gene encoding pescadillo homolog, protein MVKRNHKYQSGEGAQYMTRKAAMRKLQLSMQDFRRLCILKGIYPREPKHRVIAQRGSTDIKILYHRKDITFLLHEPIVWTLRDRKIFNRRIAHARAKGNNLLKNVRMANYPEIKLDHIIKERFPTFIDAIKELDDCMTLLFLFSTFPAMKVVTREITSLARRLTIEFMHYVIASKALRKVFVSIKGYYFQAEIKGELVTWIVPHYYPFQPQRKEYVDFKIMKSFADFFTVMAGFVNYRLYNSINMVYPPQFTVSIDSEESRNNEETFVSERIAALNMDLLRSDRQGTEEEDEEIDLKLLDNDKDSEQVRKMHEEALSLSKLKNLFKGLKFFINREVPREPLVFIIRCFGGKVSWDKHLFVGSTFDETDESITHQIVDRPSLTKQYISRDYVQPQWIFDSVNQRKLLPTNKYFIGAVLPPHLSPFNRDDAIYVPPEEAAMQAGDEFEKQERAEGISDDEDEDFGMEEARKQVQLDYALVKAFREEKAEALNSGEAKKEQAEEDNEDDDQEPDQEETKKQRSEKKQKMAVVSGRVFKENPKEQKQLTKQEEALRAKMVKSRHKKLYRNLLDKQKKATKEANLLREKRQQIDKQKRKEQTQKRKAQRKEILA, encoded by the exons ATGGTCAAGCGAAATCACAAG TACCAATCCGGCGAGGGTGCCCAATATATGACCCGAAAGGCCGCGATGCGCAAGCTGCAGCTCTCGATGCAGGATTTCCGCCGGCTGTGCATTCTGAAGGGAATTTACCCACGGGAACCGAAGCACCGAGTTATTGCCCAGCGTGGAAGCACGGACATCAAGATTCTGTACCACCGGAAGGACATTACGTTCCTGCTGCACGAACCCATTGTGTGGACATTGCGAGATCGGAAGATTTTCAACAGACGCATCGCCCATGCTCGTGCAAAGGGAAACAATTTGCTGAAGAACGTTCGGATGGCAAACTATCCGGAGATTAAGCTGGATCACATTATTAAGGAACGGTTTCCGACGTTTATCGATGCGATTAAGGAACTGGACGATTGCATGACTCTGCTGTTCCTGTTCAGTACGTTTCCGGCCATGAAGGTTGTCACGAGAGAAATCACCAGTCTGGCCAGAAGGCTGACGATTGAATTTATGCATTACGTGATTGCGTCCAAGGCCCTGAGGAAAGTTTTCGTTTCGATCAAGGGATACTACTTCCAGGCGGAAATCAAGGGGGAATTGGTGACCTGGATCGTTCCGCATTACTATCCGTTCCAGCCGCAGAGGAAGGAATATGTCGATTTCAAGATCATGAAATCATTTGCTGACTTCTTTACAGTGATGGCCGGCTTTGTGAACTATCGCCTCTACAATTCGATCAATATGGTCTATCCGCCCCAGTTCACCGTATCCATCGATTCCGAGGAAAGTAGAAACAATGAGGAAACTTTCGTTTCTGAGCGTATTGCTGCGCTGAACATGGATTTGTTGAGATCCGATCGCCAAGGAACTGaggaagaagatgaagaaattGACTTGAAGCTGCTTGATAACGATAAAGACTCGGAACAGGTTCGCAAAATGCACGAAGAAGCACTGAGTTTGAGCAAATTGAAGAATCTGTTCAAAGGCTTGAAGTTCTTCATCAATCGCGAAGTGCCAAGAGAACCATTGGTGTTCATCATTCGCTGCTTCGGAGGTAAAGTGTCCTGGGACAAACATCTTTTTGTCGGATCCACTTTTGACGAGACAGATGAATCCATCACCCATCAGATTGTGGATCGGCCAAGTTTGACCAAACAGTACATTTCCCGGGATTACGTTCAGCCTCAGTGGATCTTCGACAGCGTAAACCAGAGAAAACTCCTCCCCACAAACAAATACTTCATCGGTGCCGTTCTGCCTCCTCATCTGTCGCCGTTCAATCGAGATGACGCCATTTACGTTCCTCCAGAAGAAGCGGCCATGCAGGCCGGCGATGAATTTGAGAAGCAGGAACGCGCCGAAGGCATTTCCGACGATGAAGACGAAGACTTCGGAATGGAAGAAGCTCGCAAGCAGGTTCAACTGGACTACGCTTTGGTCAAAGCATTCAGAGAGGAGAAGGCCGAAGCTTTGAACAGCGGTGAAGCGAAGAAGGAACAAGCAGAGGAAGACAACGAAGACGACGACCAAGAACCGGACCAGGAAGAGACCAAGAAGCAACGGTCGGAGAAGAAGCAGAAGATGGCCGTGGTCAGTGGTCGGGTGTTCAAGGAGAACCCCAAGGAGCAGAAGCAACTAACTAAGCAGGAGGAAGCCCTGCGAGCGAAAATGGTGAAATCCAGACACAAGAAGCTGTACCGAAACCTGCTGGACAAACAGAAGAAGGCCACCAAGGAAGCGAATTTGCTGCGCGAGAAGCGGCAACAGATCGACAAGCAAAAGCGGAAGGAGCAGACGCAGAAGAGGAAGGCACAGAGGAAGGAGATTCTAGCTTAG